The Georgenia faecalis genome includes a window with the following:
- a CDS encoding DUF58 domain-containing protein has protein sequence MPTLTVRGQTFLALGATVTAMGMVLGFPDITRVGVLLLGLPLLALAVTWRRSPALEVARHVDPPLVPAGAHAHVAVRVRNVGTRRSALYLAEDALDPALGPSPRFLLPRMDPRESHRVSYDVVGAVRGQHRVGPLTLHQHDPFGLARTSGTLASSAQIVVLPRITALGDAPVRGHGSGGDGPLPHTVALHGDDDVSVRSYREGDDLRHVHWPATAHRGELMVRQEERPARRRAVLVLDARARAHGGAGPEGTFERAVDALASVAVHLGAHGYALHLLTPQTVGAGQVETDVEGALRALALAEPTETALAEEALRATHSVAVDGALVVAVLADADAAPTHAGGPGTAALALVVEDADGPDAEPRPGWRTEVLRTGPDLRPAWERLTRTTAEVAR, from the coding sequence GTGCCCACGCTCACCGTCCGTGGCCAGACCTTCCTCGCGCTCGGCGCGACGGTCACGGCGATGGGCATGGTCCTGGGCTTCCCCGACATCACCCGGGTGGGCGTGCTGCTCCTCGGGCTGCCCCTGCTCGCGCTCGCGGTGACGTGGCGCCGTAGCCCCGCCCTCGAGGTCGCCCGCCACGTCGACCCCCCGCTGGTCCCGGCCGGGGCCCACGCCCACGTCGCCGTCCGGGTGCGCAACGTCGGCACCCGCCGCAGCGCCCTCTACCTCGCCGAGGACGCCCTCGACCCGGCGCTCGGGCCGTCGCCGCGGTTCCTCCTGCCGCGGATGGACCCGCGGGAGAGCCACCGGGTGTCCTACGACGTCGTCGGCGCCGTGCGGGGGCAGCACCGCGTCGGGCCGCTCACGCTCCACCAGCACGACCCGTTCGGGCTCGCCCGGACGAGCGGCACGCTCGCCTCGTCGGCCCAGATCGTCGTCCTGCCCCGCATCACCGCCCTCGGTGACGCCCCCGTGCGCGGGCACGGCTCCGGCGGCGACGGGCCGTTGCCGCACACGGTCGCCCTGCACGGCGACGACGACGTCAGCGTCCGGTCCTACCGCGAGGGCGACGACCTGCGGCACGTGCACTGGCCGGCGACCGCCCACCGGGGCGAGCTCATGGTCCGCCAGGAGGAGCGCCCGGCCCGCCGGCGCGCCGTTCTCGTCCTCGACGCCCGCGCACGGGCGCACGGCGGCGCCGGCCCGGAGGGCACCTTCGAGCGCGCCGTCGACGCGCTCGCCTCCGTGGCCGTGCACCTGGGCGCCCACGGGTACGCCCTCCACCTCCTCACGCCGCAGACCGTCGGGGCGGGCCAGGTCGAGACCGACGTCGAAGGTGCGCTGCGCGCCCTCGCGCTCGCCGAGCCGACCGAGACCGCGCTGGCCGAGGAGGCGCTGCGGGCGACGCACTCGGTCGCCGTCGACGGCGCCCTCGTCGTCGCCGTCCTCGCCGACGCCGACGCCGCCCCGACCCACGCCGGGGGGCCCGGCACCGCGGCGCTCGCCCTCGTCGTCGAGGACGCGGACGGCCCCGACGCCGAGCCCCGGCCGGGCTGGCGGACCGAGGTTCTCCGCACCGGGCCGGACCTGCGACCGGCGTGGGAGCGCCTCACCCGTACGACGGCGGAGGTGGCGCGGTGA
- a CDS encoding proline dehydrogenase family protein translates to MLGNVQETGPQALAPLLDEAVALGRHWLSAAEDTRTAGERETSERLSALLSDPAGLDLAVRFVDRVVRPEDDRAAARELARVPASAARFLSAGDRALLGLGARVAPLAPGVVVPLARRRLRQLVGHLLVDARDPALAAHLARARADGFRLNVNLLGEAVLGEREAAARTDRTVALLEREDVDYVSVKVSALVSQISPWDTPGSVARVLERLRPVYRAAARRGAFVNLDMEEYRDLDLTVEVFAAILREREFAGLEAGIVVQAYLPDSLAAVERLVGLARERHAAGAAPLKIRLVKGANLAMERVEAELHGWEQAPYPTKADVDANYLRLVERLVRPELAGVLRVGVGSHNVFDVALAHLLARGRAVEAMVDVEMLEGMSPAQARAVRADAGSVLLYTPVVAPADFDVAVSYLVRRLEENADPANFLAAAAAGAAGAAMDDQEEAFRRSVAHARTVSHAPRRRAERAGAGPTFTNAPDSDPAVAQVRAWAREVVAASPGTPRSAVLDDARAVDAVVARGRAAGHRWAGRPAAERAAVLRRAADEIEARRGRLVTAMAAEGGKTVGEADPEVSEAVDFARYYADRALDEVDGARFVPDVLTLVTPPWNFPVAIPAGSVLAALAAGSAVVLKPADAVPRCAEIVVEAIHAAGVAEDVLQVVRVDEGRLGRALVAHDGVDTVLLTGALETARLFAGWRAGHPGGPRVLAETSGKNAMVVTPAADLDLAVADLVRSAFGHAGQKCSAASLAILVGSVGTSRRFRRQLVDAVSSLVVGWPTDLGVSMGPVIEPPSGKLERALTRLDPGESWLVEPRPLDDTGRLWSPGVKDGVAPGSWYHRTEAFGPVLGLMRARTLDEALARQNATGYGLTGGLHSLDAEEIDHWLERVEVGNAYVNRHMTGAIVRRQSFGGWKGSAVGPGAKAGGPNYVAQLGRWLPAGLPVAGAPPRAEVAELLAALLPLVPEPEHAWLRAAVASDEAAATGALAERDESGLRAESNTFRYRPLPLLWVRAGEGARPGELVRVLLAARRVGTPVRVSLDPGVGAGLRAGGAADALRRLAGAVDRAESTTQFTGRVRAGEVTGRVRVVGDGPDVAVLAEALAERTEATLLTGPVLAAGRRELLTVLREQAVSRTRHRFGHPDAGR, encoded by the coding sequence ATGCTCGGGAACGTGCAGGAGACCGGACCGCAGGCGCTCGCGCCCCTCCTCGACGAGGCGGTGGCGCTGGGGCGGCACTGGCTGAGCGCCGCCGAGGACACCCGCACGGCGGGGGAGCGCGAGACGAGCGAGCGGCTGTCCGCCCTCCTCTCCGACCCGGCGGGGCTCGACCTGGCCGTCCGGTTCGTCGACCGCGTCGTGCGCCCGGAGGACGACCGCGCCGCCGCGCGCGAGCTGGCCCGGGTCCCGGCGTCCGCCGCGCGCTTCCTCTCCGCCGGTGACCGCGCGCTGCTCGGTCTCGGCGCACGTGTGGCGCCGCTGGCGCCCGGCGTCGTCGTCCCGCTCGCGCGGCGGCGGCTGCGCCAGCTCGTGGGCCACCTCCTCGTCGACGCGCGCGACCCCGCCCTGGCCGCCCACCTCGCCCGCGCCCGCGCCGACGGCTTCCGGCTCAACGTCAACCTCCTCGGCGAGGCGGTGCTGGGCGAGCGCGAGGCCGCCGCACGGACCGACCGCACGGTCGCCCTCCTCGAGCGCGAGGACGTCGACTACGTCTCCGTCAAGGTCTCCGCCCTGGTCAGCCAGATCAGCCCCTGGGACACCCCCGGGTCCGTCGCCCGGGTGCTCGAGCGGCTGCGCCCCGTCTACCGGGCGGCCGCCCGGCGGGGCGCCTTCGTCAACCTCGACATGGAGGAGTACCGCGACCTCGACCTCACCGTCGAGGTCTTCGCCGCGATCCTGCGCGAGCGCGAGTTTGCCGGGCTGGAGGCGGGCATCGTCGTCCAGGCCTACCTGCCGGACTCCCTCGCCGCCGTCGAGCGCCTCGTCGGCCTCGCGCGCGAGCGGCACGCGGCGGGGGCCGCGCCGCTGAAGATCCGCCTCGTCAAGGGCGCCAACCTCGCCATGGAGCGGGTCGAGGCGGAGCTGCACGGCTGGGAGCAGGCGCCGTACCCCACCAAGGCCGACGTCGACGCCAACTACCTGCGCCTCGTCGAGCGGCTGGTGCGCCCCGAGCTCGCCGGCGTGCTCCGGGTGGGCGTGGGCAGCCACAACGTCTTCGACGTCGCCCTCGCGCACCTCCTCGCCCGTGGCCGCGCCGTGGAGGCCATGGTCGACGTCGAGATGCTCGAGGGCATGTCGCCCGCCCAGGCCCGGGCGGTGCGCGCCGACGCCGGCTCGGTGCTCCTGTACACCCCGGTCGTCGCGCCGGCCGACTTCGACGTCGCGGTCTCCTACCTCGTGCGCCGGCTCGAGGAGAACGCCGACCCGGCGAACTTCCTCGCCGCGGCGGCCGCCGGGGCGGCCGGCGCCGCCATGGACGACCAGGAGGAGGCCTTCCGGCGCAGCGTGGCCCACGCCCGCACGGTGTCCCACGCGCCGCGCCGCCGGGCCGAGCGGGCCGGGGCCGGCCCCACGTTCACCAACGCGCCGGACTCCGACCCCGCCGTGGCGCAGGTGCGCGCCTGGGCCCGCGAGGTGGTGGCCGCCTCGCCCGGCACGCCGCGATCCGCGGTGCTCGACGACGCCCGCGCCGTCGACGCCGTCGTCGCCCGCGGCCGGGCGGCCGGGCACCGCTGGGCGGGGCGCCCGGCCGCCGAGCGGGCCGCGGTCCTGCGCCGCGCCGCCGACGAGATCGAGGCCCGGCGCGGCCGCCTCGTGACCGCGATGGCCGCCGAGGGCGGCAAGACCGTGGGGGAGGCCGACCCGGAGGTGAGCGAGGCGGTCGACTTCGCCCGCTACTACGCCGACCGCGCGCTCGACGAGGTCGACGGCGCCCGGTTCGTCCCCGACGTCCTCACCCTCGTCACCCCGCCGTGGAACTTCCCTGTGGCGATCCCCGCCGGCTCCGTCCTCGCCGCGCTCGCGGCCGGCAGCGCCGTCGTCCTCAAGCCCGCCGACGCGGTGCCGCGGTGCGCCGAGATCGTCGTCGAGGCGATCCACGCCGCGGGCGTGGCGGAGGACGTCCTCCAGGTCGTCCGCGTCGACGAGGGGCGGCTGGGGCGGGCGCTCGTGGCCCACGACGGCGTCGACACCGTCCTGCTCACCGGCGCGCTGGAGACCGCCCGGCTGTTCGCCGGCTGGCGGGCCGGGCACCCCGGCGGGCCGCGCGTGCTCGCCGAGACGTCCGGCAAGAACGCCATGGTCGTCACCCCGGCCGCCGACCTCGACCTCGCCGTCGCCGACCTCGTGCGCTCCGCGTTCGGCCACGCCGGCCAGAAGTGCTCCGCGGCCTCCCTCGCGATCCTCGTGGGCTCGGTGGGCACCTCCCGCCGGTTCCGGCGCCAGCTCGTCGACGCGGTCTCGTCCCTCGTCGTGGGCTGGCCCACCGACCTGGGGGTGAGCATGGGCCCGGTCATCGAGCCGCCGAGCGGGAAGCTCGAGCGGGCCCTCACCCGGCTCGACCCGGGGGAGAGCTGGCTCGTGGAGCCGCGCCCGCTCGACGACACCGGCCGGCTGTGGTCGCCGGGCGTCAAGGACGGCGTGGCGCCGGGGTCCTGGTACCACCGCACCGAGGCCTTCGGGCCGGTCCTCGGGCTCATGCGCGCCCGCACCCTCGACGAGGCGCTCGCGCGGCAGAACGCCACCGGGTACGGCCTCACCGGCGGCCTGCACTCCCTCGATGCCGAGGAGATCGACCACTGGCTCGAGCGGGTCGAGGTGGGCAACGCCTACGTCAACCGGCACATGACCGGCGCCATCGTGCGCCGGCAGTCCTTCGGCGGCTGGAAGGGCTCCGCGGTGGGCCCGGGCGCGAAGGCGGGCGGGCCGAACTACGTCGCCCAGCTGGGCCGGTGGCTGCCGGCGGGGCTGCCCGTGGCGGGTGCGCCGCCGCGGGCGGAGGTGGCGGAGCTGCTCGCCGCGCTGCTCCCGCTCGTCCCCGAGCCGGAGCACGCCTGGCTGCGCGCGGCCGTCGCCTCGGACGAGGCGGCGGCTACGGGCGCGCTCGCCGAGCGCGACGAGAGCGGGCTGCGCGCGGAGTCGAACACCTTCCGGTACCGGCCGCTGCCCCTCCTGTGGGTCCGGGCGGGGGAGGGGGCGCGGCCCGGCGAGCTCGTCCGGGTCCTGCTCGCGGCGCGCCGGGTGGGCACCCCGGTGCGGGTGAGCCTGGACCCCGGCGTGGGAGCCGGGCTGCGAGCCGGGGGAGCGGCCGACGCGCTGCGCCGGCTGGCCGGCGCCGTCGACCGCGCCGAGAGCACCACCCAGTTCACCGGCCGGGTGCGGGCCGGTGAGGTGACCGGGCGGGTGCGGGTGGTCGGGGACGGGCCGGACGTGGCCGTCCTCGCCGAGGCGCTCGCCGAGCGCACCGAGGCCACGCTGCTCACCGGCCCGGTGCTGGCCGCCGGTCGGCGCGAGCTCCTCACGGTGCTGCGGGAGCAGGCGGTAAGCCGGACCCGGCACCGGTTCGGGCACCCCGACGCCGGGCGCTGA
- a CDS encoding AAA family ATPase gives MTQSMTGAGSTTDAELARIGGVAADISAAMSSVIEGKADVVRTAVTVLLAEGHLLIEDVPGVGKTMLAKALARSIDCTVRRIQFTPDLLPSDITGVSVFNQDTRAFEFRPGAIFANVVVGDEINRASPKTQSALLESMEERQVTVDGRTYLLQAPFIVMATQNPVEMEGTYPLPEAQRDRFMARISMGYPSAAAEMSMLASHGGADPLEDLRPVTDAATVAALAHAVRGLYASPAVRQYVVDLVEATRTSPLLRLGASPRASLHLLRAARAHAALEGRDHVLPDDVQRLALPVLAHRVLLAGQAQLARHTPGGVVEAIVGQVRVPARAR, from the coding sequence ATGACCCAATCGATGACGGGGGCCGGCTCCACGACGGACGCCGAGCTGGCCCGGATCGGTGGTGTCGCGGCGGACATCTCCGCGGCCATGTCCTCCGTCATCGAGGGCAAGGCCGACGTCGTCCGCACGGCCGTGACCGTACTCCTCGCCGAGGGCCACCTCCTCATCGAGGACGTCCCGGGCGTGGGCAAGACCATGCTCGCCAAGGCGCTCGCGCGGTCCATCGACTGCACCGTCCGCCGGATCCAGTTCACCCCCGACCTCCTGCCCAGCGACATCACCGGCGTGAGCGTCTTCAACCAGGACACCCGCGCGTTCGAGTTCCGCCCCGGGGCGATCTTCGCCAACGTCGTCGTGGGGGACGAGATCAACCGCGCCTCGCCGAAGACCCAGTCGGCGCTGCTGGAGTCGATGGAGGAGCGCCAGGTCACCGTCGACGGGCGCACCTACCTCCTGCAGGCGCCGTTCATCGTCATGGCCACCCAGAACCCCGTGGAGATGGAGGGCACCTACCCCCTGCCCGAGGCGCAGCGCGACCGGTTCATGGCCCGCATCTCCATGGGCTACCCCTCGGCGGCCGCAGAGATGTCCATGCTGGCCTCGCACGGCGGGGCGGACCCGCTCGAGGACCTGCGCCCGGTCACCGACGCCGCGACGGTCGCCGCCCTCGCGCACGCCGTCCGCGGCCTGTACGCCAGCCCGGCGGTGCGCCAGTACGTCGTCGACCTCGTCGAGGCGACGCGGACCAGCCCGCTGCTGCGGCTGGGCGCGTCCCCGCGCGCGAGCCTGCACCTCCTGCGGGCGGCCCGCGCCCACGCGGCCCTCGAGGGCCGCGACCACGTCCTGCCCGACGACGTCCAGCGGCTCGCGCTGCCGGTCCTGGCCCACCGGGTCCTCCTCGCCGGGCAGGCCCAGCTCGCCCGGCACACCCCGGGCGGCGTGGTCGAGGCGATCGTCGGCCAGGTCCGCGTCCCCGCCCGGGCGAGATGA
- a CDS encoding transglutaminaseTgpA domain-containing protein, with the protein MRAHERARWDEAVLAALATFAAAWPITALVRADPWIAPLVVVLAVVVVVGSLARALRVPGWAVVTLQAGATALVVAWTSLGEHLWFGLPGPDALAEAVALLREGASTIRTETVPAPATAGLVLLVLAGVAVVALVVDAVGVTGRAPALAGVPLLLTSAITASNTGEPLHPRFFLVPALAWLLLLGRHGTGRVRAWARAGTARTSVDVPAAVAGGAQRHSSTARWVGAVTLLAAVAVPAALPHLPPTALVDGLGRAGAGGGTGQVTFTETLDLAADLASRSTAPVIRYRSAEGSVPPLRVTVSTMYEAGQWWPSEREAATTPAPQVPAPAGLDPGLPLDTDTLTVIENGLRSPQVAVPHPLVGADFGEIPWGVDPATQTAVIAGQADSYEVSYLRMPALALPETVGEAPPGPGLPDAVVDDPFTTHVDPASEERVEALTAEVVGDLTNEVEIARAIQDHLRGPLYTYSLTLAEREADGPPIDPISHFLVTRQGYCTQFATAMVMMARASGIPARLAVGFLPGTTSEDGTRTIVAADAHAWPELFITGLGWTRFEPTPAQRSGPAPVYVTPGGDVATPAPDPTAGADAPSAAPGADAGATPPAGGAPAWVGDVLAWAGATLGVLAVIALAASVVPAAGRWRRESWRRTARTDAERVEGEWHLLTTSLADLGVPAPAGTTVRQARAYYARAADLDPSAAAALTRVTERVEASRYAAAGAPAGTIADDVARVVDRRAAALPPRERWAARLWPRSGVEQLRSLAGAVTAAGTRVGAGLRRRRRTT; encoded by the coding sequence GTGAGGGCCCACGAGCGCGCCCGCTGGGACGAGGCGGTCCTCGCCGCGCTCGCGACGTTCGCCGCGGCGTGGCCGATCACCGCCCTCGTGCGGGCCGACCCGTGGATCGCCCCCCTGGTCGTCGTCCTCGCGGTCGTGGTGGTGGTCGGCTCCCTCGCCCGCGCCCTGCGGGTTCCGGGCTGGGCGGTCGTCACGCTCCAGGCCGGTGCGACCGCGCTCGTCGTCGCCTGGACGTCACTCGGGGAGCACCTGTGGTTCGGCCTGCCCGGCCCGGACGCGCTGGCTGAGGCCGTGGCCCTGCTCCGCGAGGGCGCCAGCACCATCCGGACCGAGACCGTCCCGGCCCCCGCGACGGCGGGACTCGTGCTCCTCGTCCTCGCCGGCGTGGCGGTCGTCGCCCTCGTCGTGGACGCCGTGGGCGTCACCGGCCGCGCGCCCGCGCTGGCCGGGGTCCCGCTCCTGCTCACCTCGGCCATCACCGCCTCGAACACCGGCGAGCCGCTCCACCCGCGCTTCTTCCTCGTCCCCGCCCTCGCGTGGCTGCTCCTCCTCGGCCGGCACGGCACCGGCCGGGTCCGGGCGTGGGCGCGGGCCGGCACGGCGCGCACCTCCGTGGACGTCCCCGCCGCGGTGGCCGGAGGCGCCCAGCGGCACAGCTCGACGGCCCGGTGGGTGGGGGCCGTGACGCTGCTGGCGGCCGTCGCCGTACCGGCGGCGCTGCCGCACCTGCCCCCCACAGCGCTCGTCGACGGCCTGGGCCGGGCCGGTGCCGGTGGCGGGACCGGGCAGGTCACCTTCACCGAGACGCTCGACCTCGCCGCCGACCTCGCCAGCCGGAGCACCGCGCCGGTCATCCGGTACCGCTCCGCGGAGGGCTCCGTCCCGCCCCTCCGGGTGACGGTGTCGACGATGTACGAGGCCGGCCAGTGGTGGCCGAGCGAGCGCGAGGCCGCCACCACCCCCGCCCCGCAGGTGCCGGCGCCCGCGGGCCTCGACCCCGGGCTGCCCCTGGACACCGACACGCTCACCGTCATCGAGAACGGGCTGCGCTCCCCGCAGGTCGCCGTGCCGCACCCGCTCGTCGGCGCGGACTTCGGGGAGATCCCCTGGGGCGTCGACCCCGCGACCCAGACCGCCGTCATCGCCGGCCAGGCCGACAGCTACGAGGTGAGCTACCTGCGCATGCCGGCCCTGGCGCTGCCGGAGACCGTGGGCGAAGCGCCCCCCGGCCCCGGCCTGCCGGACGCGGTGGTCGACGACCCCTTCACGACCCACGTCGACCCAGCGTCCGAGGAGCGCGTCGAGGCCCTGACGGCGGAGGTCGTCGGCGACCTCACCAACGAGGTGGAGATCGCCCGCGCGATCCAGGACCACCTCCGCGGCCCGCTCTACACCTACTCGCTCACCCTCGCCGAGCGCGAGGCCGACGGGCCCCCGATCGACCCGATCAGCCACTTCCTCGTCACGCGCCAGGGGTACTGCACCCAGTTCGCCACGGCCATGGTGATGATGGCCCGCGCCTCCGGCATCCCCGCCCGGCTGGCCGTGGGCTTCCTCCCCGGCACGACGAGCGAGGACGGGACGCGCACCATCGTCGCGGCGGACGCCCACGCCTGGCCGGAGCTGTTCATCACCGGGCTGGGCTGGACGCGCTTCGAACCGACCCCGGCGCAGCGGTCGGGGCCGGCGCCGGTGTACGTCACGCCCGGCGGCGACGTCGCCACGCCGGCGCCGGACCCCACGGCCGGAGCAGACGCGCCCTCGGCCGCCCCCGGGGCGGACGCCGGCGCGACGCCGCCCGCGGGCGGTGCCCCCGCCTGGGTCGGGGACGTCCTGGCGTGGGCGGGGGCGACGCTGGGCGTCCTCGCGGTGATCGCCCTGGCCGCGAGCGTCGTGCCCGCGGCCGGCCGGTGGCGGCGCGAGTCCTGGCGCCGCACCGCGCGCACCGACGCCGAGCGCGTCGAGGGCGAGTGGCACCTGCTCACCACGAGCCTGGCGGACCTCGGCGTCCCGGCCCCCGCGGGGACCACCGTGCGGCAGGCCCGCGCCTACTACGCGCGCGCCGCCGACCTCGACCCCTCGGCGGCCGCCGCGCTCACCCGCGTCACCGAGCGGGTGGAGGCGTCGCGCTACGCGGCCGCCGGCGCCCCCGCGGGCACGATCGCCGACGACGTCGCCCGCGTCGTCGACCGCCGAGCCGCGGCCCTGCCACCCCGCGAGCGCTGGGCGGCCCGGCTGTGGCCGCGCAGCGGGGTCGAGCAGCTGCGCTCCCTCGCGGGCGCCGTCACCGCGGCGGGCACCCGGGTGGGCGCGGGCCTGCGCCGGCGCCGCCGCACCACCTGA
- a CDS encoding alpha/beta hydrolase-fold protein → MSPPSLSRPGATAVAAALLLAAAVVPAAARGANAAVAPAAVTGVSEARVDERTLDLTVATSSLAEPAGVRLLLPQGWDEREEGQTWPVLWLLHGAWGTYTDWTELGAADELTALEDVLVVLPEGGAAGFYADWSNGGAGGQPAWETFHMAELPALLAAEYGAGEEQAIAGLSMGGHGALAYAGRHPERFSAAASFSGLVHTLREPSDGEVGGAATLLDVVERNGLPSEELFGDPVAERATWQAHNPYDLAPALAGMPVYLSAGTVAGLENEVRLEAIDLADRLADAGGDVELVVDDGANHGWPHWQRNLCASLPTLLGAVGVGIDADDPCAGEANPPTDPPGDATDAFRVHPYLQNPTPDGMLVTWFASEPGEGVLRVTGGDLDEAIVRTSAGELQAHLAYTEANRAQEVPGLEPGSWLREGENYRHQVLLEGLTPDTTYQYSVTQGEDSVTAELTTAPTAQDWDHIRFTAMSDSETEPLGRVQRREWAPGTVPEGGEPRPSVESSAWADAFGTATLSDEQVLRYALTEDEGFAENLRIIAERDPDLMLFTGDLVQGGAYQPGWDEFFRNVAGPAGQLGSERPLLAAIGNWENYGGADGAYGTPEDRSPVVIGRRKIKTYFTPGSNGTPEHQGNYSRRDYGPLTFLTLDSSNGVPEDDPDNYPEDDRLTGTEYTGPGTDTQNNYTIGEYEAAGGTDQSPYNEGTVQWNWAREQLADARAAGQIILVQFHHAPFSSGEHGLPMNHEDSSGQGGTPMRIYHDMFEEYGVATVISGHSEMFERSYVDGDDDGVGIHYYDVGVSGDGLRGSRMVGGLYDGEPLGYNTFSAWTADRDAPEVWQDGRIVDGGKHYGHLEVNVERLTGGDAAARITLTPVYSFPLMDSDLAVTGTERRVYDDEVVLLVGSDGRVIDETEEPTPDPTDGPTPDPTVDPTVDPTPAPTAAPTGDPGGRPSVPAPGTAPTLPSTGADTGLLGAAALLVLTGAAGLALLTRRHRQTG, encoded by the coding sequence ATGTCGCCCCCCAGCCTCTCCCGCCCCGGCGCCACCGCCGTGGCCGCGGCCCTGCTCCTCGCGGCCGCCGTCGTCCCCGCCGCCGCGCGCGGCGCCAACGCGGCCGTCGCACCGGCGGCCGTCACCGGCGTGAGCGAGGCGCGCGTCGACGAGCGCACGCTCGACCTCACCGTGGCGACCTCCTCCCTCGCGGAGCCCGCCGGCGTGCGGCTGCTGCTGCCGCAGGGCTGGGACGAGCGCGAGGAGGGCCAGACCTGGCCCGTCCTGTGGCTGCTCCACGGGGCGTGGGGCACCTACACCGACTGGACCGAGCTGGGTGCGGCCGACGAGCTCACCGCGCTCGAGGACGTCCTCGTCGTCCTGCCCGAGGGCGGGGCGGCCGGGTTCTACGCGGACTGGTCCAACGGCGGCGCGGGCGGGCAGCCCGCGTGGGAGACCTTCCACATGGCGGAGCTGCCGGCCCTGCTCGCGGCCGAGTACGGCGCGGGGGAGGAGCAGGCGATCGCCGGGCTGTCGATGGGCGGGCACGGTGCGCTCGCCTACGCCGGCCGCCACCCGGAGCGCTTCTCCGCGGCGGCGTCCTTCAGCGGGCTCGTCCACACCCTGCGGGAGCCGTCCGACGGCGAGGTCGGCGGGGCCGCCACCCTGCTCGACGTCGTCGAGCGCAACGGCCTCCCGTCGGAGGAGCTCTTCGGCGACCCGGTCGCCGAGCGGGCGACCTGGCAGGCGCACAACCCCTATGACCTCGCGCCGGCGCTGGCCGGCATGCCGGTCTACCTGTCGGCGGGCACCGTGGCCGGGCTGGAGAACGAGGTCCGCCTCGAGGCCATCGACCTTGCGGACCGCCTCGCGGACGCCGGCGGGGACGTCGAGCTCGTCGTCGACGACGGCGCCAACCACGGCTGGCCGCACTGGCAGCGCAACCTCTGCGCCTCGCTGCCGACGCTGCTCGGCGCGGTCGGGGTGGGCATCGACGCCGACGACCCGTGCGCCGGCGAGGCGAACCCGCCCACCGACCCGCCGGGCGACGCGACGGACGCGTTCCGGGTCCACCCCTACCTGCAGAACCCCACGCCGGACGGCATGCTCGTCACCTGGTTCGCCAGCGAGCCGGGCGAGGGGGTCCTCCGGGTCACCGGCGGCGACCTCGACGAGGCGATCGTGCGGACCTCGGCGGGCGAGCTCCAGGCGCACCTCGCCTACACCGAGGCCAACCGCGCCCAGGAGGTCCCCGGCCTCGAGCCGGGCTCGTGGCTGCGCGAGGGCGAGAACTACCGCCACCAGGTCCTCCTCGAGGGGCTGACGCCGGACACCACCTACCAGTACTCCGTCACCCAGGGCGAGGACAGCGTCACCGCCGAGCTCACCACCGCGCCCACCGCGCAGGACTGGGACCACATCCGCTTCACGGCGATGTCCGACTCCGAGACCGAGCCGCTGGGCCGCGTCCAGCGGCGCGAGTGGGCCCCCGGGACCGTCCCCGAGGGCGGCGAGCCGCGTCCGTCGGTCGAGAGCAGCGCCTGGGCCGACGCCTTCGGGACCGCCACGCTGTCCGACGAGCAGGTGCTGCGCTACGCCCTCACCGAGGACGAGGGGTTCGCCGAGAACCTGCGGATCATCGCCGAGCGCGACCCGGACCTCATGCTCTTCACCGGCGACCTCGTCCAGGGCGGGGCCTACCAGCCCGGCTGGGACGAGTTCTTCCGCAACGTCGCCGGCCCCGCGGGCCAGCTCGGGTCCGAGCGGCCGCTGCTGGCCGCCATCGGCAACTGGGAGAACTACGGCGGCGCGGACGGCGCCTACGGCACCCCCGAGGACCGCTCCCCGGTGGTGATCGGCCGCCGGAAGATCAAGACGTACTTCACGCCCGGGTCCAACGGCACCCCCGAGCACCAGGGCAACTACAGCCGCCGCGACTACGGGCCGCTGACCTTCCTCACCCTCGACAGCTCCAACGGCGTCCCCGAGGACGACCCAGACAACTACCCCGAGGACGACCGGCTCACCGGCACCGAGTACACCGGCCCGGGCACCGACACCCAGAACAACTACACGATCGGGGAGTACGAGGCCGCCGGCGGCACCGACCAGTCGCCGTACAACGAGGGGACGGTCCAGTGGAACTGGGCGCGGGAGCAGCTCGCCGACGCCCGCGCCGCCGGCCAGATCATCCTCGTCCAGTTCCACCACGCCCCGTTCAGCTCGGGCGAGCACGGGCTGCCGATGAACCACGAGGACAGCTCCGGCCAGGGCGGCACGCCCATGCGGATCTACCACGACATGTTCGAGGAGTACGGCGTCGCCACGGTGATCTCCGGGCACAGCGAGATGTTCGAGCGCTCCTACGTCGACGGTGACGACGACGGCGTGGGCATCCACTACTACGACGTCGGCGTCTCCGGCGACGGTCTGCGCGGGTCGCGGATGGTCGGCGGGCTCTACGACGGCGAGCCGCTGGGGTACAACACCTTCAGCGCCTGGACCGCCGACCGGGACGCCCCGGAGGTCTGGCAGGACGGCCGCATCGTCGACGGCGGCAAGCACTACGGCCACCTCGAGGTCAACGTCGAGCGGCTCACCGGCGGCGACGCCGCGGCCCGGATCACCCTGACGCCGGTGTACTCCTTCCCGCTGATGGACTCCGACCTCGCGGTCACCGGCACGGAGCGGCGGGTCTACGACGACGAGGTGGTCCTCCTCGTCGGCAGCGACGGCCGCGTCATCGACGAGACGGAGGAGCCGACGCCCGACCCCACGGACGGGCCCACCCCGGACCCGACGGTGGACCCGACGGTGGACCCGACGCCCGCCCCGACGGCGGCCCCCACGGGGGACCCGGGCGGGAGGCCCTCCGTCCCGGCGCCCGGCACGGCACCCACCCTGCCGAGCACCGGGGCCGACACCGGGCTCCTCGGCGCCGCGGCGCTCCTCGTGCTCACCGGGGCCGCGGGGCTCGCGCTGCTGACCCGCCGCCACCGGCAGACCGGCTGA